The Aeromicrobium yanjiei genome includes a region encoding these proteins:
- a CDS encoding gluconeogenesis factor YvcK family protein, with protein sequence MIPRTPRPARPERFDGDLKVVSLGGGHGLAASLSALRRLTTELTGVVTVADNGGSSGRLREELGGLPPGDLRMALAALCGDDDWGRTWASVLQHRFSSGGPLNGHAVGNLLIAALWDQHDHVAGLDLVGDLLGAQGRVLPMASVPLDIEADVRLTSDPDRLTIVRGQVQVASVDGQVVTVRLDPSDPPACPQAVEAVEVADWVVVGPGSWFTSVMPTLLVPELRDALISTPARRVLVLNLTEQDGETEGLSPTDHLEVLAAHAPELRLDAVIADTSLVDMRGTLEAAARGLGATLFVSDLAVTPGSDQHDPASLAAAFGHVMRQA encoded by the coding sequence GTGATCCCGCGGACTCCGCGCCCGGCGCGCCCCGAGCGTTTCGACGGTGACCTCAAGGTCGTCTCGCTCGGCGGTGGGCACGGGCTGGCCGCGAGCCTCTCGGCGCTGCGCCGGCTGACGACCGAGCTCACGGGCGTCGTCACAGTGGCCGACAACGGCGGCTCGTCGGGTCGTCTGCGCGAGGAGCTGGGCGGGCTGCCGCCGGGCGACCTGCGCATGGCCCTCGCGGCGCTCTGCGGCGACGACGACTGGGGACGCACGTGGGCGAGCGTCCTGCAGCACCGTTTCTCCAGCGGCGGCCCCCTCAACGGTCACGCGGTCGGCAACCTGCTGATCGCGGCCCTGTGGGACCAGCACGACCACGTGGCGGGCCTCGACCTCGTGGGTGACCTGCTGGGTGCTCAGGGACGGGTGCTGCCGATGGCCTCGGTCCCGCTCGACATCGAGGCCGACGTCCGCCTGACCTCTGACCCCGACCGGCTGACCATCGTCCGCGGCCAGGTCCAGGTCGCGAGCGTCGACGGGCAGGTCGTCACGGTGCGGCTCGACCCGAGCGACCCGCCGGCCTGCCCGCAGGCGGTCGAGGCCGTCGAGGTGGCCGACTGGGTCGTCGTGGGGCCGGGCTCGTGGTTCACCAGCGTGATGCCCACCCTGTTGGTGCCCGAGCTGCGGGACGCCCTGATCTCGACGCCGGCGCGCCGCGTCCTGGTGCTCAACCTCACCGAGCAGGACGGCGAGACCGAGGGCCTGAGCCCCACCGACCACCTGGAGGTGCTGGCCGCCCACGCACCCGAGCTGAGACTCGATGCGGTCATCGCCGACACGAGCCTCGTTGACATGCGTGGCACGCTGGAGGCGGCTGCCCGGGGCCTCGGCGCGACGCTGTTCGTGTCGGACCTCGCGGTGACCCCCGGCTCCGACCAGCACGACCCCGCGTCCCTTGCAGCCGCATTCGGACACGTCATGAGGCAGGCGTAA
- the whiA gene encoding DNA-binding protein WhiA produces the protein MAMTAQVKAELANTSITKSCCRKAEVSSILRFSGGLHIVSGRIVVEAEVDTGAAARRLRKDIAEIYGHDSEILVVQNAGIRKDTHYVVRVSKDGEALARQTGLIDGSGRPIRGLPPQVVSGSSCDAVAAWRGSFLAHGSLTEPGRSSALEVSCPSPEAALALVGAARRVGISAKAREVRGIDRVVIRDGEAIGALLTRLGAHESLLAWEERRMRREVRATANRLANFDDANLRRSARAAVAAGARAQRALEILGDEVPDHLKMAGTLRVEHRQASLEELGQLHEPALTKDAIAGRIRRLLAMADKRAEDLGIPDTESSLGDDNLGID, from the coding sequence ATGGCGATGACGGCACAGGTGAAGGCCGAGCTGGCCAACACCTCGATCACCAAGTCGTGCTGCCGCAAGGCCGAGGTCTCCTCGATCCTCCGGTTCTCCGGTGGGCTCCACATCGTCTCGGGCCGCATCGTGGTCGAGGCCGAGGTCGACACCGGGGCGGCGGCGCGTCGGCTCCGCAAGGACATCGCCGAGATCTACGGCCACGACAGCGAGATCCTCGTGGTGCAGAACGCCGGCATCCGCAAGGACACCCACTACGTCGTCCGGGTCTCCAAGGACGGTGAGGCGCTCGCCCGCCAGACCGGCCTGATCGACGGCAGCGGTCGTCCGATCCGCGGCCTCCCGCCGCAGGTGGTCTCCGGATCGTCGTGCGACGCCGTGGCCGCGTGGCGTGGCTCGTTCCTGGCCCACGGCTCGCTCACCGAGCCCGGACGCTCGTCGGCGCTCGAGGTGAGCTGCCCGAGCCCGGAGGCCGCCCTGGCCCTGGTCGGCGCTGCCCGCCGTGTCGGCATCAGCGCCAAGGCGCGTGAGGTCCGCGGCATCGACCGGGTCGTCATCCGCGACGGAGAGGCCATCGGCGCCCTGCTGACGCGCCTCGGGGCACACGAGTCCCTGCTGGCCTGGGAGGAGCGACGCATGCGCCGCGAGGTGCGCGCGACGGCCAACCGGCTGGCCAACTTCGACGACGCCAACCTGCGCCGCTCGGCCCGTGCCGCCGTCGCAGCCGGCGCCCGTGCGCAGCGCGCGCTGGAGATCCTGGGCGACGAGGTGCCCGACCACCTCAAGATGGCCGGCACCCTGCGCGTCGAGCACCGCCAGGCGAGCCTCGAGGAGCTCGGTCAGCTGCACGAGCCGGCGCTCACGAAGGACGCGATCGCAGGCCGTATCCGCCGTCTCCTGGCCATGGCCGACAAGCGTGCCGAGGACCTCGGCATCCCCGACACCGAGTCGAGCCTCGGCGACGACAACCTCGGCATCGACTGA
- the gap gene encoding type I glyceraldehyde-3-phosphate dehydrogenase, producing MTVRVGINGFGRIGRNFFRAARAAGADIEIVAVNDLTDNKTLAHLLKYDSILGRLDADVTYDETSIYVGEQKIVAFEERDPAKLDWASVGVDIVIESTGFFTDATKAKAHIDGGAKKVIISAPAKNEDVTIVMGVNHELYDPAAHTVISNASCTTNCLAPMAKALNDALGIEKGLMTTIHAYTQDQNLQDAPHSDLRRARAANLSIIPTSTGAAKAVSLVLPELKGKLDGYALRVPVPTGSATDLTFTASRETTVEEVNQIVKDAAEGAMKGFLVYTEDPIVSADIVTDPASCIFDSGLTKVIGDQVKVVGWYDNEWGYSNRLADLVVHVGASL from the coding sequence GTGACCGTACGCGTAGGCATCAATGGATTTGGCCGCATCGGCCGCAACTTCTTCCGCGCGGCCCGTGCCGCCGGGGCCGACATCGAGATCGTCGCCGTCAACGACCTGACGGACAACAAGACTCTCGCCCACCTGCTGAAGTACGACTCGATCCTCGGCCGCCTCGACGCCGACGTCACGTACGACGAAACGTCGATCTACGTCGGCGAGCAGAAGATCGTCGCCTTCGAGGAGCGCGACCCGGCCAAGCTCGACTGGGCCAGCGTCGGCGTCGACATCGTCATCGAGTCGACCGGCTTCTTCACCGACGCGACCAAGGCGAAGGCGCACATCGACGGCGGTGCGAAGAAGGTCATCATCTCCGCCCCGGCGAAGAACGAGGACGTCACGATCGTCATGGGCGTCAACCACGAGCTCTACGACCCGGCCGCCCACACGGTGATCTCCAACGCGTCGTGCACGACCAACTGCCTCGCTCCGATGGCCAAGGCGCTCAACGACGCGCTCGGCATCGAGAAGGGCCTGATGACCACGATCCACGCGTACACGCAGGACCAGAACCTGCAGGACGCCCCGCACAGCGACCTGCGTCGTGCGCGCGCCGCCAACCTCAGCATCATCCCCACCTCGACCGGTGCCGCCAAGGCCGTGAGCCTCGTGCTCCCCGAGCTCAAGGGCAAGCTCGACGGCTACGCGCTGCGCGTCCCCGTGCCGACCGGCTCGGCGACCGACCTGACGTTCACCGCCTCGCGCGAGACGACGGTCGAAGAGGTCAACCAGATCGTCAAGGATGCCGCTGAGGGCGCCATGAAGGGCTTCCTGGTCTACACCGAGGACCCGATCGTGTCGGCCGACATCGTCACCGACCCCGCGTCCTGCATCTTCGACTCGGGCCTGACCAAGGTCATCGGCGACCAGGTCAAGGTCGTCGGCTGGTACGACAACGAGTGGGGCTACTCCAACCGCCTGGCCGACCTCGTCGTCCACGTCGGCGCCTCCCTCTGA